Within Runella rosea, the genomic segment ATAATACTCCTGATGGTACCTGCATTCGTGATTTTATTCACGTGGTCGATTTGGCCAAAGCGCACGTAAAAGCGTTGGAATTGCTGGCGGGTGTGCAGGAAGAAAACTTCTATGATGTATTTAATATTGGTACAGGAGAGGGCGTGACGGTGTTGCAACTGATTAAAACGTTTGAAGAAGTAAATAATGTCAAATTAAATTACAGCATTGGGCCGCGTCGCCCGGGCGATGTGGAACAGATTTATGCCCAAGTTGATAAGTCGCGGGAAGTGATGAATTGGCAAACCGAAAAATCCCTGGAAGATTCACTGCGGGATGCATGGCGTTGGGAGCAAAAATTAGCAACACGCAAATAGTTTATATAAAGCTTTAGAAGATCTGAATTTTATTCTCAACAACTATGCAAAAAATACTTATAACGGGAGGAGCTGGTTTTATTGGGTCGCATGTGGTACGACGGTTTGTAACGAGCTATCCCACCACCCAAATTGTCAATTTAGACGCCCTTACCTACGCTGGTAATTTAGCTAACCTGACGGATATAGAAAGCCAACCCAATTATACGTTTGTAAAAGGGGACATTACAGACGCGGCGTTTATTGATGAACTTTTCAAAACGCATGACTTTACGGGGGTTGTTCATTTGGCGGCCGAGTCGCACGTCGACCGTTCTATTTCTGACCCCATGGCGTTTGTGATGACCAATGTGATTGGCACGGTAAATTTGCTCAATGCAGCTCGTATTGCATGGAAAGGAAAAGAGGAAGGGCGACGTTTTTATCACGTTTCGACCGACGAAGTCTACGGAGAGCTTCACGACCCGAAGGAGTTTTTTGTGGAAACCACCAGCTATGACCCACGGTCGCCGTATTCAGCATCGAAAGCTTCTTCTGACCATTTTGTGCGGGCGTACCATAACACGTACAAATTGCCCGTGGTGATTTCTAATTGTTCCAACAATTACGGACCCAATCATTTTCCCGAAAAGCTGATTCCATTGATGATTAATAATATTCAGAACAACAAGCCGCTTCCCGTTTATGGAAAAGGTGAGAATGTTCGGGATTGGCTGTACGTCGAAGACCACGCACGCGCCATTGACTTGATTTACCATGAAGGTGTAAATGGCGAAACCTATAATATTGGTGGTTGCAATGAGTGGAAAAATCTGGATTTGGTATTTCTGCTGTGTAAAGTGATGGATGAGAAATTGGGAAGGCCCGAAGGAACATCGGCTCAGTTGATTACTTACGTCACCGACCGTGCCGGCCATGATTTGCGCTATGCCATTGACCCGTCCAAGCTGATGAATGAATTGGGCTGGAAACCTTCGGTTACATTTGAAGAAGGACTGGAGAAAACCGTGCAATGGTATTTGGATAATCAAAAATGGCTAGAAAATGTCAC encodes:
- the rfbB gene encoding dTDP-glucose 4,6-dehydratase, yielding MQKILITGGAGFIGSHVVRRFVTSYPTTQIVNLDALTYAGNLANLTDIESQPNYTFVKGDITDAAFIDELFKTHDFTGVVHLAAESHVDRSISDPMAFVMTNVIGTVNLLNAARIAWKGKEEGRRFYHVSTDEVYGELHDPKEFFVETTSYDPRSPYSASKASSDHFVRAYHNTYKLPVVISNCSNNYGPNHFPEKLIPLMINNIQNNKPLPVYGKGENVRDWLYVEDHARAIDLIYHEGVNGETYNIGGCNEWKNLDLVFLLCKVMDEKLGRPEGTSAQLITYVTDRAGHDLRYAIDPSKLMNELGWKPSVTFEEGLEKTVQWYLDNQKWLENVTSGNYQKYYDGMYVDR